A stretch of the Filimonas lacunae genome encodes the following:
- a CDS encoding TlpA disulfide reductase family protein encodes MTRISSLFITTLALMLSTGAALFAAPVPDSMYVIQGQIDGADSGYVYVSYEYNHQPHLDSAKLIQGTFVLSGYMPEPLQAVLKVSGSMQQFPFFTATDTITIKAHKQRLFDTEVTGSPEQQAYASYRRDYMGKVPPRKAPGDTAFARGLDKAAEDFILDHTGNYCAAMVLYDKFIVYMNKPTARRLYNKLEPKVQQSAYGKRILYMLDSGNRTGIGMKAPYFELPDSNGVKHAVTEFRGKYVLIDFWASWCVPCRKENPGLVKAYQQYHSKGLEIVSISLDSNKPQWLASAAKDNLTWLQLCDLKAYGGAITELYGVHAIPQNYMLDKEGNIMAVNLRGEKWVEFVNQLFAGK; translated from the coding sequence ATGACAAGAATAAGTAGTTTGTTTATTACAACCCTGGCCCTGATGTTATCCACCGGTGCAGCATTATTTGCTGCGCCGGTTCCGGATAGCATGTATGTGATACAGGGACAGATAGACGGAGCCGATAGCGGGTATGTGTATGTTTCTTATGAATACAACCATCAGCCCCATCTGGATTCTGCTAAATTGATACAAGGAACCTTTGTGTTATCGGGCTATATGCCGGAGCCTTTACAGGCCGTTTTAAAAGTGTCTGGAAGCATGCAACAGTTCCCGTTCTTTACTGCTACGGATACCATTACTATAAAAGCCCATAAGCAAAGGTTGTTCGATACAGAAGTAACCGGTTCTCCCGAGCAGCAGGCTTATGCCAGCTATCGCAGGGATTATATGGGTAAGGTGCCGCCGCGTAAAGCGCCGGGCGATACTGCTTTTGCACGGGGATTAGATAAAGCAGCCGAAGATTTTATCCTGGATCATACCGGTAATTATTGTGCTGCTATGGTGCTGTACGATAAGTTTATTGTATACATGAATAAGCCTACGGCAAGGCGTTTATACAATAAGCTGGAACCCAAAGTGCAGCAATCGGCCTATGGAAAACGTATTCTATATATGCTGGATTCCGGCAACAGAACTGGCATAGGAATGAAAGCGCCTTATTTTGAATTACCCGATTCTAACGGTGTAAAGCATGCTGTTACGGAATTCAGGGGTAAATATGTACTTATCGATTTCTGGGCCAGCTGGTGCGTACCCTGCCGTAAAGAAAATCCCGGTTTGGTAAAAGCCTACCAGCAATATCATAGCAAGGGATTGGAAATAGTAAGCATTTCACTGGACAGCAATAAGCCACAGTGGCTGGCGTCGGCCGCTAAAGACAACCTGACCTGGCTGCAGTTGTGCGACTTGAAAGCATATGGTGGAGCTATCACTGAATTGTATGGCGTGCATGCTATACCGCAGAACTATATGCTGGATAAAGAAGGTAACATCATGGCTGTTAACCTGAGAGGTGAAAAGTGGGTAGAGTTTGTTAATCAGCTGTTTGCCGGAAAATAA
- a CDS encoding zinc-dependent metalloprotease, producing MKKLVAGLLVTTVSSCALFQKQSHKPAVAPPAPTVKKDSARPAGIKPFSDVITAKAVTRKGLFTVHEQDGKYFFELADTIFGRDILLVSRLSKSTPGAGNFGGEEMNEQMLRWEKGPNNNVFLRVITLISTADSTNQIYKAIENSNVYPIAAAFDIKAKGKDGAGAVIDVTDFIKGDNMLLAFTPAAKRSFNLTALAADRSYVVSVRSYPLNTEVRTVKTYQGMPPADKPGLPALAEAGAITIEMNNSFVLLPKVPMKMRHFDYRVGFFSSDYKKFSDAQQQVQEESYIHRWRLEPKPEDMEKWKRGELVEPAKPIVYYIDPATPKKWRPYLIAGINDWCKAFEQAGFKNAISGKEWPENDSTMSLDDARYSVVRYFAASVENAYGPNVADPRSGEIIESHVGWYHNVMKLVHDWYFTQAGAIDPGARKMVFDDTLMGQLIRFVSSHEIGHTLGLRHNMGASSATPVEKLRDKAWVEAHGHTASIMDYARFNYVAQPEDNISHAGIFPRINDYDKWAIQWGYTPIPEAATGKEELPILNKWIKDSLSANPRLWFSGEGKDYDPRSQTEDLGDNSMKASEYGMKNLMRIVPHLIEWTKERDGDDYNNLATMYKAVMTQRERYLGHVLKNLAGVPQTAKSVDQAGAIYAYTPRAIQKEAVAFLCKYELQTPEWLLDTAILNRINNPGLGEPVSEGQGTMLMLMMSGGRLTRLEAQVNRFKDKDMYTPEELLSDIENELWSELRTGKPIDFYRRKLQRSYADGLKGLIDASQVKGGVAGLIASMSAQQMANSDMKILAKAHLVKVQKMVAAAIPGVKDATSKQHLEFILDGIKKFFDDKNK from the coding sequence ATGAAGAAGTTAGTTGCCGGTTTGCTGGTGACTACAGTAAGCTCGTGTGCTTTGTTTCAAAAACAAAGCCACAAGCCTGCTGTGGCCCCTCCTGCGCCTACTGTAAAAAAAGACAGTGCCCGCCCGGCTGGCATAAAGCCATTTAGCGATGTAATTACCGCGAAGGCTGTTACCAGAAAAGGTTTATTCACCGTGCATGAGCAGGATGGTAAATACTTTTTTGAACTGGCCGATACCATCTTTGGTCGTGATATATTACTGGTATCCCGCTTAAGTAAATCAACGCCAGGCGCCGGTAACTTCGGTGGTGAAGAAATGAACGAGCAAATGTTGCGTTGGGAAAAAGGCCCGAATAACAATGTGTTTTTACGGGTGATTACCTTAATCAGCACTGCTGACTCTACCAATCAGATTTATAAAGCCATAGAAAATTCTAACGTATATCCTATTGCAGCCGCTTTCGACATAAAAGCCAAGGGCAAGGATGGAGCGGGTGCTGTGATTGATGTAACAGATTTTATCAAAGGTGATAATATGCTGCTGGCTTTTACACCGGCTGCCAAGCGTTCTTTTAATCTTACTGCACTGGCGGCTGACAGAAGCTACGTGGTAAGTGTGCGCTCTTATCCATTGAACACGGAAGTGCGTACCGTAAAAACCTACCAGGGCATGCCGCCTGCAGATAAGCCAGGCTTACCTGCTTTGGCTGAGGCAGGAGCTATTACCATTGAAATGAATAATTCTTTTGTATTGCTGCCCAAGGTGCCCATGAAAATGCGCCATTTCGATTATCGTGTAGGGTTCTTTTCCAGCGATTATAAAAAATTCAGCGACGCCCAGCAGCAGGTACAGGAAGAAAGTTATATACACCGCTGGAGACTGGAGCCGAAGCCGGAAGATATGGAGAAGTGGAAGCGTGGCGAACTGGTGGAGCCGGCTAAACCTATTGTTTATTATATCGATCCTGCTACGCCTAAAAAATGGCGTCCTTACCTTATTGCCGGTATTAACGACTGGTGTAAAGCGTTTGAGCAGGCTGGTTTTAAAAATGCCATATCCGGTAAAGAATGGCCGGAGAATGATTCCACAATGAGCCTGGACGATGCACGCTATTCTGTAGTGCGCTATTTCGCGGCTTCTGTTGAAAATGCGTATGGTCCTAATGTGGCCGACCCGCGCAGTGGTGAAATTATTGAAAGTCATGTTGGCTGGTATCATAATGTAATGAAGCTGGTACACGATTGGTATTTTACACAGGCTGGTGCTATTGATCCGGGTGCCCGTAAGATGGTATTTGACGATACCTTAATGGGGCAGCTGATCCGTTTTGTGTCGTCGCACGAAATAGGTCACACACTGGGCTTACGTCACAACATGGGAGCCAGCAGTGCTACGCCTGTAGAAAAATTGCGCGACAAAGCCTGGGTAGAAGCGCATGGTCACACGGCTTCTATTATGGACTATGCACGTTTTAACTACGTAGCGCAGCCGGAAGATAATATCAGTCATGCCGGTATCTTTCCCCGTATTAACGATTATGATAAGTGGGCTATCCAGTGGGGCTACACGCCTATTCCCGAAGCGGCCACTGGTAAAGAGGAATTGCCTATCCTGAATAAATGGATCAAAGACAGCTTAAGTGCTAACCCGCGCTTATGGTTTAGTGGTGAGGGCAAAGATTACGATCCACGTTCACAAACTGAAGACCTGGGTGATAACAGCATGAAGGCAAGTGAATATGGTATGAAAAACCTGATGCGCATAGTGCCTCATTTAATTGAGTGGACGAAAGAGCGTGACGGGGATGATTATAACAACCTGGCTACTATGTATAAAGCGGTGATGACGCAAAGAGAGCGTTACCTGGGCCATGTGTTGAAAAACCTGGCCGGTGTTCCGCAAACGGCTAAGAGTGTAGATCAGGCTGGTGCCATTTATGCGTATACGCCGCGGGCTATTCAAAAAGAAGCAGTTGCCTTTTTGTGTAAGTACGAGCTGCAAACGCCGGAATGGTTGCTGGACACTGCTATTTTAAACCGGATCAATAACCCCGGTTTGGGTGAGCCTGTTTCTGAAGGACAAGGTACTATGTTAATGCTGATGATGTCAGGCGGCAGGTTAACCAGGCTGGAAGCACAGGTGAACCGCTTTAAGGACAAAGACATGTACACGCCGGAAGAACTGCTGAGCGATATTGAAAATGAGTTGTGGAGTGAGCTGCGCACCGGCAAGCCTATCGATTTTTATCGCCGCAAGTTACAGCGCAGCTATGCAGATGGTTTAAAAGGATTAATAGATGCTTCACAGGTAAAGGGTGGCGTCGCTGGTTTAATTGCTTCTATGTCGGCACAGCAGATGGCGAATTCTGATATGAAAATACTAGCCAAAGCGCACCTGGTAAAAGTGCAGAAAATGGTGGCTGCTGCTATCCCAGGCGTAAAAGATGCTACCAGCAAACAGCACCTGGAATTTATACTGGACGGCATTAAAAAGTTCTTCGATGACAAGAATAAGTAG
- a CDS encoding RagB/SusD family nutrient uptake outer membrane protein yields the protein MFLPALATLFASQAMFSCKKALDPEVPASRTPAALVFNSNNTANSAVAGMYSTMSQSSTPVFNGVFTAFAGMSADEFTYTSTAKDSYNQFMANNLLTINNSDNYALWSNPYTIIYQANAIIEGLANAESKVSDSLKVQYTAEARFVRAFSHFYLTNMYGKVPLITTTNINVTATQARASVDEVYAKIIEDLTYAENNLAKDYKYSSTAGDRTRVNKWGAAAMLARVYLYRGDWTQAAKHASLVIDSAGLYSLVNISTSSPFYKNSAEAILQYYPLVTATNGTYEGTQFRPASATTTTVYNLRDTLLNSFETGDIRKTSWIMNYTPTGSAITYKVPLKYKNNSSTTSYTGGVLEQYTLLRLAEVYLIRAEALAYSNVAAGAIDLNKVRNRAGLGNVDPADQAALLKAVAHERQIELFAEFGHRWLDLKRTNTANALFSVLKPATWKATAVLYPVPEEASKSNPNLLPQNEGY from the coding sequence ATGTTCCTGCCTGCACTGGCTACGCTCTTTGCTTCACAGGCTATGTTCAGTTGTAAGAAAGCATTAGATCCCGAAGTTCCTGCCAGCAGAACGCCGGCGGCATTGGTGTTCAATTCCAATAATACCGCCAATTCGGCTGTTGCAGGTATGTATAGTACCATGAGTCAGTCCAGTACTCCTGTTTTTAATGGTGTGTTTACGGCGTTTGCAGGTATGTCGGCTGATGAGTTTACCTATACTTCTACGGCTAAAGATTCGTATAACCAGTTTATGGCTAACAATCTTCTTACCATCAATAATTCTGATAACTATGCTTTATGGAGTAATCCCTATACCATTATTTATCAGGCCAATGCCATTATTGAAGGCCTGGCTAACGCAGAAAGTAAAGTGTCTGATTCACTGAAGGTGCAGTATACGGCTGAAGCCAGGTTTGTGCGTGCGTTTTCGCATTTTTACCTTACGAATATGTATGGTAAAGTGCCGCTGATTACTACTACTAATATTAACGTAACGGCCACCCAGGCACGTGCATCGGTGGATGAGGTATACGCCAAAATTATAGAGGATCTTACCTACGCTGAAAATAACCTGGCTAAGGATTATAAATACTCTTCTACTGCAGGCGACCGTACCCGTGTAAACAAATGGGGGGCTGCTGCTATGCTGGCCAGGGTATATTTATACAGGGGTGATTGGACACAGGCTGCCAAACATGCCAGCCTGGTAATAGACAGCGCTGGTTTGTACAGCCTGGTAAACATTTCTACCAGCTCGCCTTTTTATAAGAACAGCGCAGAGGCTATTCTGCAGTATTATCCTTTAGTAACAGCTACCAATGGCACGTATGAAGGAACACAGTTTAGACCCGCGAGCGCTACCACTACCACGGTGTATAATTTAAGAGATACTTTACTGAATTCCTTTGAAACAGGTGATATCCGGAAAACCAGCTGGATCATGAATTACACACCTACGGGAAGTGCTATTACCTATAAAGTGCCTCTGAAGTATAAGAATAACTCTTCCACTACCTCTTATACCGGTGGTGTTTTAGAGCAATATACTTTACTGCGTTTGGCAGAAGTATACCTGATAAGGGCCGAAGCGTTAGCATATAGCAATGTTGCTGCCGGGGCTATCGATTTAAATAAGGTACGTAACAGGGCAGGCTTAGGTAATGTAGATCCTGCCGACCAAGCCGCTCTTCTGAAAGCAGTAGCTCACGAACGCCAGATAGAGCTGTTTGCTGAATTTGGTCACCGCTGGCTGGATTTAAAGCGTACCAATACGGCAAATGCTTTATTTTCTGTGTTAAAACCTGCAACCTGGAAAGCCACTGCAGTATTATATCCAGTACCAGAAGAAGCTTCAAAAAGCAATCCCAACCTATTACCACAAAACGAAGGATATTAA
- a CDS encoding DUF4350 domain-containing protein: MKLTFRIARLELSNLFFSPVAWVVLIIFLVQGGWEFSALLERMERSQQMGSDNGNLTNVVFSGYFGVFTKIKEYLYLYIPLLTMGLISRETGSGSIKLVYSSPVRVSAVVWGKFLAMVCYGFLLMLCLVVLMLSVGFAIKDADLLLVASGIIGLFLQVCAYAAIGLFMSSLTTYQVVAAISTLALLAGLNYVGKLWQDVDFVRDITYFLSISGRADDFIDGLISSKDVLYFVIVACLFVGLTILKLRGDRESKPFYIKALRYAVLLIVALGLGYITSRPTLTGYCDMTSTHKQTLTPASQHILNAIKEPLEITTYVNLLDENYFSGLPIARNSDLSRYNQYIRHKHDINVKYVYYWDSTKNDELFKRFKGMPAGEVARSMAKTMNLDFASFLTPAEMKKQMDLSEEQFRFVRQLKAGNKTTFLRVYNDLMRQPGEQEFAAALKRLTVAAPKVVFVSGHNERSIRRMGDDDVKLATTEITFRNSLVNQGFDVVDLLMEQQDIPADAAILVIADPRTPYSPVELTKIRQFIQAGGNLLIAGEPKRKEVVQPVLDLLGLKLDNGLVLQQSEDFAPSLLKAPISAKGMQLLQARANYRLMAGMVFPGAATVSAKADAGFAITPLIVTDTLHTLRRIAAVDDSLRTVQYTASLHDERGVFPVLVGLTREVNHKQQRIIVAGDADFMSNSELLRANIQTGNFTLLMEMYKWFTYNEFPVDVYRKPSTDDAILVSAKGVNRLKWWLVGILPALLAAAVALLLMRRARR; this comes from the coding sequence ATGAAGCTTACGTTTAGGATAGCCAGGCTGGAACTGAGCAATCTCTTTTTCTCGCCGGTGGCCTGGGTGGTGCTTATCATATTCCTGGTGCAGGGTGGCTGGGAGTTTAGTGCCTTGCTGGAACGCATGGAACGTTCGCAGCAAATGGGCAGCGATAATGGCAACCTTACCAATGTGGTGTTTTCCGGTTACTTTGGGGTGTTCACTAAAATAAAAGAATATCTCTATTTATATATACCGTTGCTTACCATGGGATTAATCAGTCGCGAAACCGGCAGTGGTTCTATTAAGCTGGTGTATTCCTCACCGGTAAGGGTAAGTGCTGTGGTATGGGGTAAGTTCCTGGCCATGGTTTGCTATGGGTTTTTGCTCATGCTTTGCCTGGTAGTGTTAATGCTCAGCGTGGGCTTTGCAATTAAAGATGCAGACTTGTTGCTGGTAGCATCCGGTATCATCGGATTGTTTTTACAGGTATGTGCCTATGCGGCCATAGGTTTGTTTATGTCGTCGCTCACTACTTACCAGGTGGTGGCAGCCATTAGCACACTGGCGTTGCTGGCCGGCTTAAACTATGTGGGCAAGCTTTGGCAGGATGTGGATTTTGTAAGAGACATTACTTACTTCTTATCTATCTCTGGCAGGGCAGATGATTTTATCGATGGCCTTATCTCCAGTAAAGATGTATTGTATTTTGTAATTGTGGCCTGCCTATTTGTAGGGCTTACTATTTTAAAGCTGCGGGGCGACAGGGAATCCAAACCTTTTTACATAAAGGCGCTTCGCTATGCGGTGCTATTAATAGTAGCACTAGGGTTAGGGTATATTACCTCGCGTCCCACGCTTACGGGGTACTGTGATATGACATCTACCCATAAGCAAACTCTAACGCCTGCCAGCCAGCATATATTGAATGCTATTAAAGAACCACTGGAAATAACTACCTATGTGAACCTGTTAGACGAAAACTATTTCTCCGGCTTACCCATTGCCCGCAATAGCGATTTGTCCAGGTATAATCAGTATATCCGTCATAAACACGATATCAATGTAAAGTATGTGTATTACTGGGATAGCACCAAAAACGATGAGCTGTTTAAACGCTTTAAAGGGATGCCTGCGGGGGAAGTAGCGCGTAGCATGGCCAAAACCATGAACCTGGACTTTGCTTCTTTTCTTACGCCTGCCGAAATGAAAAAGCAGATGGATTTAAGCGAGGAGCAATTCCGTTTTGTAAGGCAGTTGAAAGCGGGTAATAAAACCACTTTCCTGCGTGTATATAACGATCTGATGCGCCAGCCGGGTGAGCAGGAATTTGCAGCGGCCTTAAAACGTCTTACGGTTGCTGCTCCCAAGGTTGTGTTTGTAAGCGGGCATAACGAAAGAAGCATACGTCGTATGGGGGATGATGATGTAAAGCTGGCTACTACCGAAATCACTTTCCGCAATTCATTGGTAAACCAGGGTTTTGATGTGGTAGATCTGTTGATGGAACAGCAGGATATACCAGCTGATGCGGCAATACTGGTGATTGCCGACCCGCGTACTCCTTATTCGCCCGTGGAGTTGACAAAGATCCGGCAGTTTATCCAGGCAGGCGGCAACCTGCTTATTGCAGGAGAACCTAAGCGTAAAGAGGTAGTGCAGCCAGTATTAGACCTGCTGGGATTGAAGTTGGACAATGGGTTGGTATTACAGCAAAGTGAAGATTTTGCTCCCTCCCTGTTAAAAGCACCTATCTCTGCAAAAGGGATGCAGCTACTACAGGCGCGTGCTAATTATCGCCTGATGGCCGGGATGGTGTTTCCGGGTGCGGCTACTGTTTCTGCTAAAGCAGATGCAGGGTTTGCTATTACTCCTTTAATTGTTACCGATACCCTGCATACTTTACGGCGTATTGCTGCGGTAGACGACAGTTTACGCACCGTGCAATATACTGCCAGCCTGCATGATGAAAGGGGCGTTTTCCCGGTGCTGGTAGGTTTAACCCGCGAGGTGAATCATAAACAACAGCGTATTATAGTGGCAGGTGATGCCGATTTTATGAGCAACAGCGAATTGCTGCGAGCCAATATTCAAACCGGTAACTTTACCCTGCTGATGGAAATGTATAAATGGTTTACTTATAATGAATTTCCTGTAGATGTATATCGCAAGCCTTCAACTGATGATGCTATTCTGGTGTCTGCAAAAGGCGTAAACAGGCTTAAGTGGTGGCTGGTGGGCATTTTGCCAGCCCTACTGGCGGCGGCTGTAGCCTTGTTGCTGATGCGAAGGGCACGTAGATAG
- a CDS encoding ABC transporter ATP-binding protein translates to MSTSIVKIENLSHRYTKAWAIKDINLEIKNIGVTGLLGSNGAGKSTTMNILCGVLNQTQGRVLIDGIDLRAFPLEAKKLIGFLPQNAPLYLDLTVDEYLRHCAYMRRIPDGQVKQAMEEAKERCGVAHFSKRLLKNLSGGYKQRVGIAQAIIHKPKMVVLDEPTNGLDPNQIAEVRELIKEIGSDRCVIFSSHILSEVQATCDSIRMIEQGQVVFNGTVDDFNNYIAPSSMVLYLNNPPAEAALLAVEGVTQVKTLDKHRVRVSFEAEPSIAEKIVSLSVSQGWRLQELHLERSSLEEIFARLSNKVK, encoded by the coding sequence ATGAGTACAAGCATTGTAAAAATTGAAAACCTTTCGCACAGGTACACTAAGGCCTGGGCTATTAAGGATATTAACCTGGAAATAAAAAATATTGGTGTTACCGGGCTGCTGGGCTCTAATGGAGCTGGTAAGTCTACCACCATGAATATATTATGTGGCGTGCTGAATCAAACACAGGGACGTGTGTTGATCGACGGCATTGATTTGCGTGCTTTTCCACTGGAAGCTAAAAAGCTGATCGGGTTTCTGCCACAGAATGCGCCTTTATATCTTGATCTTACGGTGGATGAATACCTGCGTCATTGCGCTTATATGCGCCGTATTCCTGATGGCCAGGTAAAGCAGGCTATGGAAGAAGCAAAAGAACGTTGTGGTGTGGCGCATTTCAGTAAGCGCCTGTTAAAGAATTTGTCCGGTGGCTACAAACAACGGGTAGGTATTGCACAGGCTATTATCCATAAGCCCAAAATGGTGGTGCTGGACGAGCCCACTAACGGATTGGATCCTAATCAGATAGCCGAGGTGCGTGAGTTGATAAAGGAAATAGGGAGCGATCGCTGTGTTATTTTCTCTTCTCACATCTTGTCCGAAGTGCAGGCTACCTGCGATTCTATCCGTATGATAGAACAAGGGCAGGTAGTGTTTAACGGTACGGTAGATGATTTTAATAACTATATCGCACCCAGTTCTATGGTGTTGTACCTGAACAATCCTCCTGCCGAAGCAGCGTTGCTGGCGGTAGAAGGGGTAACGCAGGTGAAAACGTTGGATAAACACCGGGTAAGAGTAAGCTTTGAGGCAGAACCTTCCATTGCTGAGAAGATAGTGTCGCTGAGTGTTAGTCAAGGCTGGCGATTGCAGGAGCTGCACCTGGAGCGTAGCTCGCTGGAAGAAATTTTTGCCCGATTATCTAATAAAGTAAAATAA